In the Kineosporiaceae bacterium genome, one interval contains:
- the glgC gene encoding glucose-1-phosphate adenylyltransferase — translation MPSPRVMAIVLAGGEGKRLMPLTADRAKPAVPFGGVYRLVDFALSNLINARYLRIVVLTQYKSHSLDRHISQAWRLSTMLGNYVAPVPAQQRVGKRWYLGSADAIFQSLNLVYDEKPDIVVVVGADHVYRMDFAQMVDAHVASGARCTVAAIRQPISLADQFGVIQTSADDPTRIADFLEKPTNPVGLADAPDQVLASMGNYVFDADALIEAVTTDADLDSSKHDMGGDIVPAFVAKGEAAVYDFIENEVPGSTARDRDYWRDVGTMDAYFDAQMDLVSVHPVFNLYNYEWPIYTHLGPWPPAKFVHGWHGRIGHSVNSIVSPGCVVSGALVENSVLSPNVGVHSWATVSDAVLMDNVEIGRHAVVRRAILDKNVVVAEGARIGMDPDEDRERGYTVTESGITVVDKNVVVSA, via the coding sequence ATGCCTAGTCCCAGAGTGATGGCAATCGTCCTCGCCGGTGGCGAGGGCAAGCGTCTGATGCCCCTGACCGCCGACCGCGCCAAGCCTGCGGTGCCCTTCGGCGGGGTCTATCGGTTGGTCGACTTCGCGTTGAGCAACCTGATCAATGCGCGGTACCTGCGCATCGTGGTGTTGACCCAGTACAAGTCGCACAGCCTCGACCGCCACATCTCGCAGGCGTGGCGGCTGTCGACGATGCTCGGCAACTACGTCGCCCCGGTGCCGGCGCAGCAACGTGTCGGCAAGCGCTGGTACCTGGGCAGCGCCGATGCGATCTTCCAGAGCCTGAACCTGGTCTACGACGAGAAGCCCGACATCGTGGTGGTGGTCGGCGCGGACCACGTCTATCGCATGGACTTCGCCCAGATGGTCGACGCCCACGTCGCCTCGGGAGCGCGCTGCACGGTGGCGGCGATCCGGCAGCCGATCTCGTTGGCCGATCAGTTCGGCGTGATCCAGACCTCGGCCGACGACCCCACCCGCATCGCGGACTTCCTCGAGAAGCCGACGAACCCGGTCGGGCTGGCCGACGCCCCAGACCAGGTGCTGGCCTCGATGGGCAACTATGTCTTCGACGCCGACGCGCTGATCGAGGCGGTCACCACGGACGCCGACCTCGACTCGTCCAAGCACGACATGGGCGGCGACATCGTGCCGGCCTTCGTGGCCAAGGGTGAGGCGGCGGTCTACGACTTCATCGAGAACGAGGTGCCCGGCTCGACCGCTCGCGACCGCGACTACTGGCGCGACGTGGGGACCATGGACGCCTACTTCGACGCCCAGATGGACCTGGTCTCGGTGCACCCGGTGTTCAACCTCTACAACTACGAGTGGCCGATCTACACCCACCTCGGCCCCTGGCCGCCGGCCAAGTTCGTGCACGGGTGGCACGGCCGCATCGGGCATTCCGTGAACTCGATCGTCTCGCCCGGATGCGTGGTGTCCGGGGCGCTGGTCGAGAACTCGGTGCTGTCGCCCAATGTCGGCGTGCACTCGTGGGCGACGGTCAGTGACGCCGTCCTGATGGACAACGTCGAGATCGGGCGGCACGCCGTGGTGCGCCGGGCGATCCTGGACAAGAACGTGGTGGTCGCCGAGGGTGCCCGGATCGGCATGGATCCGGACGAGGATCGCGAACGCGGCTACACGGTCACCGAGTCCGGCATCACCGTGGTGGACAAGAACGTGGTGGTCAGCGCGTGA
- the glgA gene encoding glycogen synthase yields MRIDLLTREYPPNVYGGAGVHVENLAEVLRSRAEVRVRAFGEPRAEAGVTGYPDLPQLAQANAALRVMGVDLAIAADCVGADVVHSHTWYANLAGHLAGLLYDIPHVLSAHSLEPLRPWKAEQLGGGYALSSWVEKTAYLGAAGVIAVSGGMRKDILRSYPQVDPDTVHVVHNGIDLSGWNRDENPDVVRAAGIDPDRPSIVFVGRITRQKGLPYLLRAARRLPADVQLVLCAGAPDTKEIMAEVSGLVAELQTERSGVVWIERMLPREELCQVLSAATTFVCPSVYEPLGIVNLEAMACEAAVVGTATGGIPEVVDDGVTGRLVPIEQVQDGTGTPTDEERFVADLAEVLTDVTSDPSRARAMGRAGRQRAEDHFSWDAIADRTMEVYQAVAR; encoded by the coding sequence GTGCGTATCGACCTATTGACCAGGGAGTACCCGCCGAATGTCTACGGCGGGGCCGGCGTCCATGTGGAGAACCTCGCCGAGGTGCTGCGAAGCCGCGCCGAGGTGCGCGTCAGAGCCTTCGGTGAACCTCGTGCCGAGGCCGGTGTCACCGGGTACCCGGACCTGCCCCAGCTGGCGCAGGCCAACGCCGCGCTGCGGGTGATGGGGGTCGACCTCGCGATCGCCGCCGACTGTGTCGGCGCCGACGTCGTCCACTCGCACACCTGGTATGCCAACCTGGCCGGCCACCTCGCCGGGTTGCTGTACGACATCCCGCACGTGCTCAGCGCCCACAGCCTCGAACCGCTACGGCCGTGGAAGGCCGAACAGCTCGGGGGTGGCTATGCGCTCTCGTCGTGGGTCGAGAAGACCGCCTACCTCGGCGCCGCCGGGGTGATCGCGGTCAGTGGTGGCATGCGCAAGGACATCCTGCGCAGTTACCCGCAGGTCGACCCCGACACGGTGCACGTGGTGCACAACGGCATCGACCTGTCGGGCTGGAACCGAGACGAGAACCCGGACGTCGTGCGCGCGGCGGGTATCGATCCCGACCGACCGTCCATCGTCTTCGTGGGGCGCATCACACGCCAGAAGGGCCTGCCCTACCTGCTGCGCGCCGCCCGCCGCCTGCCCGCCGACGTGCAACTCGTGCTCTGCGCCGGAGCCCCCGACACCAAGGAGATCATGGCCGAGGTCTCGGGCCTGGTCGCCGAACTGCAGACCGAGCGCAGCGGCGTGGTCTGGATCGAGCGGATGTTGCCGCGCGAGGAGCTCTGCCAGGTGCTCTCGGCGGCGACGACGTTCGTGTGCCCGTCCGTGTACGAGCCGCTGGGCATCGTCAACCTCGAGGCCATGGCCTGCGAGGCGGCCGTCGTCGGAACCGCCACCGGCGGGATCCCCGAGGTGGTGGACGACGGCGTCACCGGTCGGCTGGTACCCATCGAGCAGGTGCAGGACGGGACCGGTACCCCGACCGACGAGGAGCGCTTCGTGGCGGACCTGGCCGAGGTGCTCACCGACGTGACCTCCGATCCCTCCCGTGCCCGGGCCATGGGACGAGCCGGACGGCAACGTGCCGAGGATCACTTCTCGTGGGACGCGATCGCCGATCGGACCATGGAGGTCTACCAGGCCGTCGCGCGCTGA
- a CDS encoding PIN domain-containing protein, whose protein sequence is MYVLDMGVVLAMHRADHPAHDRVRPWFEELLDGTEQFAVPRPVWASFLRHATDPAIFVEPTPAATAFDFIDAVCAQPLFLPVEAGPRHLRLLRTLCVDAPALSSLVPVAVVAAIAAEHHCIVATLDEAITRFSGVSHLLLGH, encoded by the coding sequence ATGTACGTGCTGGACATGGGTGTGGTCCTGGCCATGCACCGCGCCGACCACCCCGCCCACGATCGGGTCAGGCCCTGGTTCGAGGAGCTCCTGGACGGCACGGAGCAGTTCGCCGTGCCCCGGCCGGTCTGGGCCTCGTTCCTGCGCCATGCCACCGATCCGGCCATCTTCGTGGAGCCCACCCCTGCCGCCACGGCCTTCGACTTCATCGACGCGGTGTGCGCGCAGCCGCTGTTCCTCCCGGTCGAGGCCGGCCCTCGGCACCTGCGTCTGCTCCGCACCCTGTGTGTGGACGCCCCGGCCCTGTCATCCCTGGTTCCGGTCGCCGTGGTGGCCGCGATCGCTGCCGAACATCACTGCATCGTGGCCACGCTGGACGAGGCGATCACCCGCTTCTCGGGTGTGAGTCACCTGCTGCTCGGCCACTGA
- a CDS encoding ABC transporter ATP-binding protein, with amino-acid sequence MGDVLDLVSVSVVRDGARLLDQVTWSVDEGERWVILGPNGAGKTTLLQIAAARLHPTSGVATVLGERLGAVDVFELRPRIGLSSAAFADSLPGHEKVGDVVLTAAYAVAGRWNEEYDAVDHRRGGDLLGAFGVAHLAERRYGTLSEGERKRVQLARSLMTDPEILLLDEPGAGLDLGGRETLVADLAELARDHRSPVLVVVTHHVEEIPPGFTHALLVRQGTVVAGGPLEQVLTDEHLSATFDVPLHIERADGRWTARKRSDG; translated from the coding sequence ATGGGTGACGTTCTCGACCTGGTTTCGGTCAGTGTCGTCCGGGACGGCGCGCGCCTCCTGGACCAGGTCACCTGGAGTGTGGACGAGGGCGAACGCTGGGTGATCCTGGGTCCCAACGGCGCCGGCAAGACCACCCTGCTGCAGATCGCCGCGGCGCGACTGCACCCGACCTCCGGGGTGGCCACGGTGCTCGGCGAGCGACTCGGTGCGGTTGACGTGTTCGAGCTGCGCCCGCGCATCGGGTTGTCCAGTGCCGCGTTCGCGGATTCCCTGCCCGGCCACGAGAAGGTCGGCGACGTCGTGCTCACCGCGGCGTACGCCGTCGCCGGTCGCTGGAACGAGGAGTACGACGCCGTCGACCACCGACGCGGCGGTGACCTGTTGGGGGCCTTCGGTGTGGCGCACCTGGCCGAGCGCCGCTACGGCACGCTCAGCGAGGGGGAACGCAAGCGGGTGCAACTGGCCCGTTCGCTGATGACCGACCCCGAGATCCTGTTGCTCGACGAGCCGGGCGCCGGGCTCGATCTGGGTGGTCGCGAGACCCTGGTCGCCGATCTCGCCGAACTGGCCCGTGACCACCGCTCACCGGTGCTCGTGGTGGTCACCCACCACGTGGAGGAGATCCCGCCGGGATTCACCCATGCGCTGTTGGTGCGTCAGGGCACGGTTGTGGCCGGCGGCCCGTTGGAACAGGTACTGACGGACGAGCATCTCAGCGCCACCTTCGACGTCCCGTTGCACATCGAGCGGGCCGACGGTCGGTGGACGGCACGCAAGCGCTCGGACGGCTAG
- a CDS encoding NfeD family protein, which translates to MVAGGALVAAATAVVSGSVTLSILAFALSTVLLLLGARPPLRNYMLRRLPAEAMHTDALVGRLAEVTEAVDSTDGRVRIGGEVWSARLEGDEPAVAPGHSVRVLRIDGATAVVRYQHPETPPHGAPRVSPTD; encoded by the coding sequence ATGGTGGCCGGTGGTGCTCTGGTGGCCGCCGCGACCGCGGTCGTCAGTGGCAGCGTCACCCTCTCGATCCTCGCCTTCGCCCTCTCCACCGTGCTGCTGCTGCTGGGTGCCCGTCCCCCGCTGCGGAACTACATGCTCCGCCGGCTGCCGGCCGAGGCCATGCACACCGATGCGCTGGTGGGGCGTCTGGCCGAGGTCACCGAGGCGGTCGATTCCACCGACGGCCGGGTCCGAATCGGCGGAGAGGTGTGGAGCGCACGCCTCGAGGGCGACGAACCAGCGGTCGCGCCGGGCCACAGCGTGCGCGTGCTGCGTATCGACGGAGCCACGGCCGTGGTGCGTTACCAGCACCCCGAGACCCCACCCCACGGTGCACCACGGGTGTCACCGACCGACTGA